One segment of Paenibacillus rhizovicinus DNA contains the following:
- the ald gene encoding alanine dehydrogenase: protein MIIGVPKEIKASEYRVALTPAGAAMLKSAGHEVVVQSGAGEGSSFTDEAYAAEGAAILPEAGDVWARAEMIMKVKEPLPEEFGYFREGLLLFTYLHLAAAPELTKALVDKRVSGVAYETIQMPNGSLPLLTPMSEVAGRMAVQVGSQFLEAFYGGRGILLGGVPGVPPAEVIILGGGIVGTNAARIALGMGASVVILERSADRMRYIDEVFGGRIGTLMSNAYNIASAVKKADLLIGAVLIPGARAPHLVTEEMVKTMKKGAVIVDVAVDQGGTIATIDRVTTHKDPVYEKHGVLHYAVANMPGAVPRTSTLALTNVTMPYALELAGKGLAGAVANNEPLRKGVNTYKGRVTHPQVAEAVSMPYVELGQLLENVSYEELG, encoded by the coding sequence ATGATCATTGGCGTGCCGAAGGAAATCAAAGCAAGCGAGTACCGCGTCGCGCTGACTCCTGCCGGAGCGGCGATGTTGAAGTCGGCCGGGCACGAGGTCGTCGTTCAAAGCGGCGCCGGAGAAGGAAGCAGTTTTACGGACGAGGCGTACGCGGCGGAGGGAGCGGCGATTCTGCCCGAAGCCGGCGACGTATGGGCGCGTGCCGAAATGATCATGAAGGTCAAAGAGCCGCTGCCCGAAGAATTCGGTTATTTTCGCGAGGGCTTGCTGTTGTTTACGTACTTGCATCTCGCGGCGGCGCCCGAATTAACGAAAGCGCTCGTCGATAAGCGGGTTTCCGGCGTGGCGTACGAAACGATCCAGATGCCGAATGGCAGCTTGCCGCTGCTGACGCCGATGAGCGAGGTGGCCGGACGGATGGCCGTCCAGGTCGGTTCGCAGTTTCTCGAGGCGTTCTACGGCGGCAGAGGCATTCTGCTTGGCGGCGTACCGGGCGTTCCTCCGGCGGAGGTCATTATTCTCGGCGGAGGCATCGTCGGTACGAATGCGGCGCGCATCGCGCTCGGCATGGGTGCCAGCGTCGTCATTCTCGAGCGCAGCGCCGATCGGATGCGTTATATCGACGAGGTGTTCGGCGGCCGAATCGGTACGCTCATGTCGAATGCTTACAATATTGCAAGCGCGGTTAAGAAAGCCGACCTGCTCATCGGCGCCGTGCTCATTCCCGGCGCCCGCGCCCCGCATCTCGTCACGGAAGAAATGGTCAAGACGATGAAGAAAGGCGCCGTTATCGTCGATGTCGCCGTCGACCAGGGCGGGACGATTGCGACGATCGACCGCGTTACGACGCACAAGGATCCGGTATACGAGAAACACGGCGTGCTTCACTATGCCGTCGCGAACATGCCGGGCGCCGTGCCTCGCACGTCCACGCTGGCGTTGACGAACGTAACGATGCCGTATGCGCTGGAGCTGGCGGGAAAAGGATTAGCCGGTGCGGTCGCGAACAACGAGCCGCTGCGCAAAGGCGTCAATACGTACAAAGGACGCGTTACGCATCCGCAAGTCGCCGAGGCGGTCAGCATGCCTTATGTCGAGCTGGGTCAGCTTCTCGAGAACGTATCGTACGAGGAGCTGGGCTAG
- a CDS encoding S8 family peptidase, with protein MEKLLLSCSTARSTSHTSRKLISFKRQDQYARCMRQLANYGIKPLKSIQKGRVIVCHIDGRRSDKLRKLARHPDVSYVEPDFKVHAHGIVSGNGMGKGSGGGSKLSISGARKSSSSPYLKRNLRTQTKRARVRADSGDVQASWNISQVQAHKVWPSTRGSAASIGIIDTGIGKHPDLRVSGGVNTMGGSSYADDHGHGTHVAGIAASLGKNGLSPGVAPNAKLYAVKALDANGAGYVSDLIKGIEWCIKKNIKVINMSLGLAGETSSALKEAVQRARKNGITVVASAGNDGPSNKQGIDQPARYTDAIAVAASTRGGKVADYSSRGYGIDVTAPGSFIKSARPGGGYAIMSGTSMSCPHVAGGVALLKSLQPNLTAYGIKKRLRSTAKKISGYGTRSQGYGVMQLFAASGLSESDNGTEASRTSRKARGAATASRSGRKSRKNGRS; from the coding sequence GTGGAGAAGCTGCTGCTTAGCTGCTCGACAGCCCGATCGACATCGCATACGTCACGAAAGCTCATTAGCTTCAAGCGGCAGGATCAATATGCGAGATGCATGCGGCAGCTGGCGAATTACGGGATCAAGCCACTCAAGAGCATTCAAAAGGGACGCGTCATCGTTTGCCATATCGACGGCCGGCGCAGCGATAAGCTGCGAAAGCTGGCCCGGCATCCGGACGTGAGTTACGTCGAGCCGGACTTCAAAGTGCATGCGCACGGCATCGTTTCCGGGAACGGGATGGGAAAAGGCAGCGGCGGCGGTTCAAAGCTGTCCATTTCGGGAGCCCGCAAGTCGTCCTCCTCCCCTTACTTGAAACGAAATCTTCGGACGCAGACGAAAAGGGCTCGCGTTCGAGCGGACTCCGGCGACGTGCAGGCGTCTTGGAACATCAGTCAGGTGCAAGCTCATAAAGTGTGGCCATCGACGCGCGGTAGCGCCGCCAGCATCGGGATCATCGACACCGGCATCGGCAAGCATCCCGACTTGCGCGTATCCGGCGGCGTCAATACGATGGGCGGATCTTCGTATGCAGACGACCACGGACACGGCACGCATGTCGCGGGCATCGCCGCTTCCCTCGGCAAGAACGGCTTGTCTCCGGGGGTTGCCCCGAACGCGAAGCTCTATGCGGTCAAGGCGCTGGACGCGAACGGCGCCGGCTATGTATCCGATCTCATCAAAGGAATCGAATGGTGCATCAAGAAGAACATCAAAGTCATCAACATGAGCCTCGGCCTCGCCGGCGAAACGAGCTCCGCGCTGAAGGAAGCCGTCCAGCGGGCGCGCAAGAACGGCATTACCGTCGTCGCCTCCGCGGGCAACGACGGGCCGTCGAATAAACAGGGCATCGACCAGCCCGCACGATATACGGATGCGATTGCGGTAGCAGCCTCCACGCGCGGCGGCAAAGTCGCCGATTACAGCAGCAGAGGCTACGGCATCGACGTCACCGCCCCGGGGAGCTTCATTAAATCGGCCCGTCCGGGCGGCGGTTATGCCATCATGTCCGGTACCAGCATGTCTTGTCCGCATGTCGCTGGCGGGGTGGCGCTGCTGAAATCGCTCCAGCCCAATCTGACGGCTTACGGCATCAAGAAGCGCTTGCGCTCGACGGCCAAGAAAATATCGGGGTACGGCACGCGCTCCCAGGGCTACGGCGTGATGCAGCTGTTTGCCGCTTCCGGCCTATCCGAAAGCGACAACGGAACCGAAGCCAGCCGAACTAGCCGCAAAGCCCGCGGCGCGGCCACAGCCAGCCGCTCCGGTCGCAAGAGCCGGAAGAACGGCCGCAGTTAA
- the fur gene encoding ferric iron uptake transcriptional regulator, whose product MESRIDKIKQQLQSQGYKLTPQREATVRVLLENEADHLSAEDVFMLVKDIAPEIGLATVYRTLELLSELHVVEKLNFGDGVARYDLRTDNNKHHHHHLICVQCGTMSEILEDWLGPLEERLEREYGFTVVDHRLDFQGVCKNCRAKNNLPKPEQE is encoded by the coding sequence ATGGAATCCCGGATTGATAAGATCAAGCAGCAGCTGCAGTCGCAGGGGTACAAGCTTACTCCGCAGCGGGAAGCTACAGTTCGCGTGCTTTTGGAGAACGAAGCGGATCATCTGAGCGCTGAAGATGTGTTCATGCTCGTAAAGGACATAGCGCCTGAGATCGGGCTGGCCACCGTATATCGCACGCTGGAGCTGCTAAGTGAGCTACATGTCGTGGAGAAGTTGAATTTCGGTGACGGCGTTGCCCGTTACGATTTGCGAACGGACAATAATAAGCATCATCACCATCACCTCATCTGCGTGCAGTGCGGCACGATGAGTGAAATATTAGAAGATTGGCTTGGTCCGCTCGAAGAACGGCTGGAGCGGGAGTACGGCTTTACGGTCGTCGATCACCGGCTGGACTTCCAAGGCGTTTGCAAGAATTGCAGAGCGAAGAACAATCTGCCAAAACCGGAGCAAGAATAA
- the spoIIM gene encoding stage II sporulation protein M has product MRTSALQSSAKDRLSLYVFVFVLFVVGVVFGALMVNALTLGQQQDLSDDVQQFIVHIQNGTLQQGSETFADRAWFQAKWLLIVWVLGLTVVGLPFVLALDFLKGVLVGFAIGMLVREYAWKGLVFSLASVAPVNLIAVPAFLIASVSAVTFGVHVVKSRFLGRFGPLGRPLLSFTATAAIMLVLLIAAALVESYLTPILLKWAVPLVNDVNGQLESF; this is encoded by the coding sequence ATGCGAACTTCCGCGCTTCAATCGTCCGCGAAGGATCGATTGTCGCTATATGTGTTTGTGTTCGTGCTCTTCGTTGTCGGCGTCGTGTTCGGCGCGCTGATGGTCAATGCGCTTACGCTGGGCCAGCAGCAGGATTTGTCGGACGACGTGCAGCAGTTCATCGTGCATATTCAGAACGGAACGCTGCAGCAGGGAAGCGAGACGTTCGCCGACCGCGCCTGGTTTCAGGCCAAATGGCTGCTGATCGTCTGGGTGCTGGGGCTGACCGTCGTCGGATTGCCGTTCGTGCTGGCGCTCGACTTTCTGAAAGGCGTGCTCGTCGGCTTCGCGATCGGCATGCTTGTCCGGGAATACGCATGGAAAGGGCTGGTGTTCTCGCTGGCTTCCGTAGCGCCGGTCAACCTGATCGCCGTGCCGGCTTTCCTGATCGCGAGCGTATCCGCCGTCACCTTCGGCGTCCATGTCGTCAAGAGCAGGTTTCTCGGCCGTTTCGGCCCGCTGGGCCGGCCGCTGCTCTCGTTTACGGCTACGGCAGCTATCATGCTGGTTCTCTTGATTGCCGCCGCTTTAGTAGAGTCGTACTTGACGCCGATCCTGTTAAAGTGGGCTGTACCGCTGGTTAATGATGTCAACGGTCAATTGGAATCATTCTAA
- a CDS encoding endonuclease Q family protein, with protein MTRQAASLKRVFADLHLHIGRTERGEPVKISGSRDLTFRNIAHEAAVRKGISLLGVIDCHSPGVQRDIEELLLTGEMTEAEGGGIRYRDTVILLGAEIEVRDAGFGIAHHLAYMPDFAAMRDFTSWLSKHMRNVQLSSQRLYVPARELQEEVKGRGGLFVPAHIFTPHKSLFGSCSDKLEDTLDPGIVDAVELGLSSDSRMAGFIHGLDSFPFVTNSDAHSLAKIGREYNELRLAEPSFRELALALRGDEGRGIAANYGLNPVLGKYHRTYCLNCGSLAEEQDHERCAQCGSQKQVRGVLDRIMELAEQAGRKSPYIPDTRPPYVYQVPLEFVPGIGRKTLDKLLERFGTEMNILHDASEAEIAETAGESAAAMIVSARIGTLALETGGGGKYGKVAKRP; from the coding sequence ATGACACGCCAAGCGGCTTCGCTGAAGCGGGTTTTCGCGGACCTGCACCTTCATATTGGACGCACAGAGCGCGGGGAGCCCGTCAAGATTAGCGGTAGCCGCGACCTGACGTTCCGGAACATCGCCCACGAAGCCGCGGTGCGCAAAGGCATCAGCCTGCTCGGCGTTATCGACTGCCACTCTCCCGGCGTGCAGCGGGATATCGAAGAGCTGCTGCTGACCGGCGAAATGACCGAAGCCGAAGGCGGGGGCATCCGGTACCGGGATACCGTCATCCTGCTCGGCGCGGAGATCGAGGTGCGGGACGCCGGTTTCGGGATCGCCCATCATCTGGCGTATATGCCGGATTTCGCGGCGATGCGGGATTTCACGTCATGGCTCTCGAAACATATGCGCAACGTGCAGCTGAGCTCGCAACGTTTGTATGTGCCGGCTCGCGAGCTGCAAGAGGAAGTCAAGGGCAGGGGCGGCTTGTTCGTGCCTGCCCATATTTTCACGCCGCATAAGAGCTTGTTCGGCAGCTGTTCCGACAAGCTGGAGGATACGCTGGATCCAGGCATCGTGGATGCCGTAGAGCTGGGGCTCAGCTCCGACAGCCGGATGGCAGGATTCATTCACGGCTTGGACAGCTTTCCGTTCGTGACGAATTCGGACGCGCATTCGCTTGCGAAGATCGGACGGGAATATAACGAGCTGCGCCTTGCCGAACCGTCCTTCCGGGAGCTTGCGCTCGCGCTGCGGGGCGATGAAGGGCGTGGAATCGCGGCCAATTACGGGCTGAATCCCGTTCTTGGCAAATACCATCGGACCTACTGCCTGAATTGCGGTTCGCTGGCCGAAGAGCAGGACCATGAACGCTGCGCCCAGTGCGGCAGCCAGAAGCAAGTCAGGGGCGTTCTGGATCGCATTATGGAGCTCGCCGAACAGGCGGGACGCAAGTCGCCGTATATACCGGATACCCGGCCCCCGTACGTCTATCAAGTGCCGCTGGAATTCGTTCCCGGCATCGGACGGAAGACGCTGGACAAGCTGCTGGAACGATTCGGCACGGAAATGAACATCCTTCACGATGCCTCGGAAGCGGAGATCGCCGAGACGGCGGGCGAATCGGCGGCGGCGATGATCGTATCGGCCCGCATCGGCACGCTTGCGCTTGAAACCGGCGGAGGCGGCAAGTACGGCAAGGTCGCCAAACGTCCTTAA
- a CDS encoding NUDIX hydrolase — translation MLEKTEQYQEVTVKTESIFQGKIISLQVDTIQLPNGGTATREIVRHPGAAAVLALIEGKMLVVEQYRKPMEKFQIEIPAGKLDAGEDPMVAAARELEEETGYRAGKLRPLSAFYTSPGFADEKLYLYIAEDLTKGESAPDEDEFLAVEAITFEQAQQYIKEERISDAKTVLAVYAWHIYRLTGEI, via the coding sequence ATGCTGGAAAAAACCGAACAGTACCAAGAAGTAACCGTCAAGACGGAATCGATTTTTCAAGGGAAAATCATTTCGCTGCAAGTGGATACGATTCAGCTGCCTAACGGAGGCACGGCGACGCGAGAAATCGTCCGTCATCCCGGAGCGGCTGCGGTGCTGGCGCTGATCGAAGGCAAGATGCTCGTGGTGGAGCAATATCGGAAGCCCATGGAGAAATTCCAAATCGAAATTCCGGCAGGGAAATTGGATGCCGGCGAAGATCCCATGGTCGCCGCGGCGCGCGAGCTGGAGGAGGAGACGGGCTACCGTGCGGGCAAGCTTCGTCCGCTGAGCGCTTTCTACACGTCGCCGGGATTCGCTGACGAGAAGCTATACCTTTACATCGCAGAGGATCTGACGAAGGGGGAAAGCGCGCCGGACGAAGACGAGTTTCTGGCCGTGGAAGCCATTACGTTCGAGCAGGCACAGCAGTATATCAAGGAAGAGCGCATCAGCGACGCCAAAACCGTGCTGGCGGTGTATGCTTGGCATATCTACCGCCTCACGGGGGAGATTTAA
- the mciZ gene encoding Z-ring formation inhibitor MciZ produces MKQYIVNSRLTLVGKAWEIRHQLKLLSKTGSKTALALPAPTLGEFLKNSRSR; encoded by the coding sequence ATGAAACAATATATCGTGAACAGCCGATTGACGCTTGTGGGCAAGGCTTGGGAAATCCGTCATCAGTTGAAGCTGCTAAGCAAAACCGGCTCGAAAACCGCCCTCGCCCTGCCTGCGCCGACGTTGGGCGAATTTCTGAAAAACTCCCGTTCGCGCTAA